The DNA region taagtgtcttactatcaacatccaagacacttcactcacattcatctgcacttgcaaaatagttttcatctccaaaatgtcatcttcatcattatacagtgtcaacattcactgcaacggtgaaacttttgagtctgagcttcatggtttttgttttagaaacactgataccattagaatcacgatcaagagaaatgcaacctttttgcatttgaaaaaaagaatacaatcctttataggatcaggtattgtgtcaaagatcacatatcaaaatcctatattttttgagaatggtcaatgcaagtttttcccccttaaggtacgagatcatgaagatgttgaaaacatgtttcttagtcatgaacattcaggcatggattgtatcgagttgtacattactctacaaccatgtataccgtctcaacagtctcaactaaccgatcaagatgcagctggtgaagatgctgcaaatgatgcacaatggtcagatgaactcaacccagaagcagaagtagaagtcgacgttgttgatgaagaagaagaggagaccgagatacaggttgatcacatgttgaacaacgacgatgaagatgatgctcaaccaccaccaatacctcctagtcatgcctacaatcctcctcaacatatgacaaatatggatcttcacgacgatgaaacatccgacagtgtcttctataatccgtatccgagaccagtaggcgaattaaaggtgggagacatgtttcgtaccaaagaagaatgtgtgttggcaatcaaaaaattccacatgaacaactttgctgactttacaatgaaacacactgattctagaaggtatgttatcgaatgtcgtaacatgctttgtaagtttcatttggctgcatcttacaagaagaaaaatgactcttgggagatcgcttcaatagacccaccgcacagttgcgttgcaactaacgttgaacaagatcaccgtaaactgagcacaactttgatatgtcaagacattttgccattggtaaataaagacccatcagtgaaggtgagtataattatatcccatatccgaacaacatataattatactccatcttacaagaaagcatggattgcgaggacaagggctgttgaacaggttttcggcaactgggaggattcattcaaggaattaaccacggtttttatgggcactaaaaacttatgtcccaggaactgtggcaattatggagacagtgccaacaatgatgccagacggaacctgtgctacaggtaatagaatatttcaccgtctcttttgggcatttgacccgtgcatcaaaggtttctctttctgcaaacctctcttgcaaattgatggcacttggttatacggaaaatacaagggtactttgctcatggcggttgcacaagacggtaacaacaatgtatttcccattgcctttgctcttgttgaaggtgaaacggctggtggatggggtttctttcttcgacatctcagaacgcatgtcgctccacaagccaatctatgtttgatttctgatagactTGCTGCCATTGAAAGTGCCcacaacaaccatgacaacggatggcatgatcctccttctacacatgtctactgtatcagacacattgcacaaaatttcatgcgtgctataaaagataagaatcttcgtaagaaggtggtgaatgctgggtatgctttaactcaaccgtcatttcaatattatcgtgatgaaattcgactgtctaatgaagacgcggggagatggataaataacatcccagtagagcagtggacaagagcatttgacggtggttgtcgatggggccacatgacaacaaacattgtggaatgcatgaacggggttttcaaaggaattcgaaatctgccgataaccaccttggtaagatcaacctattataggttggcttctatgttcgcaaccagaggtgaaagatggagtgcagtgttaatgtccggacaagtattcagtgagtgttgcatgaaggtcatgaaacAGGAGAGCATtaaagctacgacacacgctgtaacagtgtttgaccgtcatagacaaaatttcagcgtccaggaaacaatgggcaacaacgaggggagaccaaatttagcctacgctgttagactacacagaagttggtgcgattgtggaaaatttcaggccttccgcataccttgctcccatgtcattgcagcatgcgcttatactcgtcaagacccttacacccatttatctgatgtgtacaaggccaacaccatcatgaatgtatatagtcaaagcttttcagtactaccaatggaggattactggcctccatatgaaggagatattatttggcacaatgaagagatgcgtagaaagaagaaaagaatgccaaacagcacacgtatcagaacagagatggattccacagataaaatgataagattatgtagtatctgtcgtcaaccaggacacaacaaaaacaactgtcccaatcaaggagcatcatctagatcttaagctttttgtaacattgtatctagatcttaagttttttgtaacattgtatttctgtaacaatcaatcattatatatcattaagttcttgttacaacgagtttcataaccaacatcagtacaaaacatctgaaaacataaataattctaactgattacaacaatcaaattaatgtcgtctcgaccgaacatcatttccctagcatccttatcagtcttcattcgcacccaaccaaagatactgtcaagtctctcaatacttctgattttttccccttctggtattttcccgtctaaccatcgaactagctccctcttcagttgatctaacgtcgtgatgttccaaaacagcatcagcaattgaggtttgtctctcgcataaatcaccttaccgtatcggcgacgaacaccaaacatgatagccaaatgattatatgagttgtggaacaattggtcacacaacgcatctatttataagacaaaaaaggcattttatgagggagtcgccaattgagttggcgcctcctcttaaaacctacacataggcgccaattggattggctagggcacctgccctagccaatccaattggcgcctccattcaagttttaacaacagtcgccatatgaacaactttcatgttcataaaaaatccatttgaaacttggaagctcatcattcatttcaaaacattataggtcattttgacagaaaccctaattttgggtcaagttcgcagggacctaactcactcatttttaattattttgaggtgggactaagtgcattgcaaaatttgagatgtctacttcaaatgttatgttggacaaaatttcatatttctaaaagaaacacatgcgatagtgcaagacattataggtcagataacagttgaaaaactcagaagtccaacttcaactgcccataactttctcataaaaaatccaaatgatgcaaaatttatgtccaaattcattgtcttgaaaagatctacaactttcatgttggaggttttgccatttgaggcttttttaagggagtcgccaattgaattggcgcctcctcttaaaaattacacataggtgccaattggattggctagggcacttgccctagccaatccaattggcgcctccttgcaatttttaagaggagtcgccaattcaattgacgcctcctcctaaaagtggggtagattgggaattttgctgaaaactggggtattttgggattttttttcaaaaaacagggttatctcggtaaaaaaacctTATAAACACACACTAGATGTTAACATCCAAAATGGAAACGATGCATACGACAAATCCTTACTTCAGTAGAAAAGAAATTTCAAGATTAAATTTTTTTTTGAGATATATATACAATGTAACGAGAAATCCGGTATGTATTTTATATTTACGTTTGTGAAAGAGTAAAATGTGATTTTTTAAAAGTCATTTGTTACCATTTTATTTGTGagaaatttatttatttataaataaaataatcaattttaaaaaatcTCATCTagattttcaaaaaaattaatctctaaaatttttataattattttaaatagATGTTGTTTTTAATAACTTCATCGAAAAATCAATTTCTGAAAATCATTTTTATTATGATAAtcaaataaattattttaatttgtttttacataaaattctaaaaattcatCTTTAAATTATATTTAGATTATTTTTGTAATATCTAATAATCCACTCTAATTTGTTTTCCTTTTTctgaaaaataaaattgattCTCGAAAAAACCAAACAAGAAGGAGAAAGTTAGCGTTTTCCATATCTCATTTTGTCCCTTCCGCAGCTGCTTGTTCCGCCGGAAGATCTTCCGAGTTCCGACTTCAGTCTTCATCGTCTAACAAGATCGTATTTTGCTGGTATTTTCGTTACCTTTGTTCTCAACATTTTTTATCTTCTCTCTTTGAAAATATTCTCATTATTTCTCTTATAATTCGATTGATTTTTTGGATATAGGAAATTCTGTATTCAATTGCATTTTCCCGTTagaaatttaaaattaaataCCCAAATTTGTATGTATATGTATAAAGATACAAAAGTAAATACCCAAATCGGTCTTTGAAATTTGAAATTTTAGGGTTGTATCAATTTAACCCTCACATTATTATAATGATCCTGAAATTGTAAAATTTTAATCAAATTTGTCCATTAGTTGTAATATGGGGATGAGTTTGAAGCTAAGTGAATAATGTAAGGGATGCATTTGATTATAGATTTAGACATAGGAACAAGTTTGATAAACATTCTGAAATTCTAGGGTTCATTTTGACATATTGAGTGTATCTTTTTCACAAGGCAAAATCTTTTTTGAGTTTGTATTAGGGTTGTCAACCGAGGATCCCGGAAAATTGTGGTTTGTTCAGATCGTGCTACATGCTAGAGCGCCGCTATATAGTCACTAGGGCTGTCTTAAGATTTTGGAGGCCCCGTGTAGGTTAGTTATAGTTCCTTCCAATGTGAAAAAACAACTAAAAGCTCTATTTAGTTTTGGTTTAACCTTGAGCAATCTATCATGAGACCCTATTTAGCTATAATTTAACCGTATAAAATTTGAGTTCATGTGTTGTAGTCTATCTTGCACACCCTCAAAGACGGCTGACCCTATCTATAGTCACTATTTGATAACACTTCGTAGTAAATAAGTGTATCTCACGTAAGTGATTTATTCAAATTCTGCCATGCTATAGCAACTATTTGATGACGCTTGTTTAAATAGCATACCAGAGAAAACACTTTTTGAATCGTAAAAGTCATTAATATGAATGTACAGAAGGGCATTTGAATTTTGTTAGTGAAATTACAGGGCGAGCAAAGTACAGTTAAGTCTTGACATGTTTGCAATTGTAGTCCCTCTTTGTAGGAGCATAGCTATGGGCAGTGTGAATGTTATTCCACTGATTGTATCTTTCATTTCAGAAATATCATACTTATATATTTTCCATTATTTCTCTATATTCTGTGTTTTATCCATTAATTCATATATCTTGAATTCGGGTTCCTAACACCTTAAGATGAGAAAAAGTCTCACAAACTTTATATTTTTGAGCTAGGAAAGAAATGGCATGGAGAGGAAATCTTTCAAAGAACATAAAAGAGCTTCGACTTTTGATGTGCCAGTCATCACCTGCAAGCGCATCTGCAAGGTATATTGTTTCTTTTCTCTGGACCTAAAACTTTGCAGTATTATTTTTAAATATCTTTTGTTGCTTCTTAATTAAATCGAATGTCATACATATTAAAATCTTTAATGTGTGCTTATTAGTTTTTTGTTATCTCAGGGAATTTGTTGAAAAGAATTATAAGGAACTAAAGACATTGAACCCAAAATTGCCCATATTGATCCGTGAATGCAGTGGAGTCGAACCCCAATTGTGGGCAAGATATGGTATCATGCATTTTAAATCTCATTCTTTATTTATTTGAATTTCCCATCCCATGATTTGCATTCACATTCCAGATCATCTTTGCCAAGCTTTTACCTCCTTAGTTCCTTAACTGGGAATTTTATGAAATTAACATTAATGCATCAATACTCAAAATATGCTAATCAACATTGTTACTTTAAAATCTTTATACTAGATCTGGGTGTTGAGAGAGGCATTAAACTGGAAGGCATGACAGAGCCACAGATTTTGAAAGCACTTGAAGATCTGGTAAAAGCAGGGCAATCTCTGAAAGCTTGAAATTACTTATTCACTTTCTGAAATGGAATAAATGTTGTTGTTCTGTTGCACTTCTTATTACAATGTGTTTCTAGAGTCATTTTAAGAATGAATATGAATATTCTATGTTGAAATATATGGCTATGCATTTTGAGTATATTTAATGTGGTTTAAACCTAATTTATATGATTCAGCAAGCAGGTATAAGCATTGAATGCTATTTCAAATTACCCATACAGCTTTTGCTTGTCTTGAATAATAGAGTATAGTTAGATGAACTTGTAACAAATCCATGGATCATAAGGGGAAATGTTACATGCATATGATACTCTGAAGATATTATTGTAACAAACTGTAATCGGCTTAAACTATAATCATCAAAAGGAGTAAAAAAAAAGCCAGTGGAACATGCACAGAAGAACAGAAAAATACAACATGGCTAAAATCTTGTAAACTTAAGGAAAACATTGTAGTAACTGAAGAAATGCAATTTCCTCTTGGTGTGTCTCAAAGTAGGAACTGGTAAACCCTTTTGTCACAACCAGAACATTGAAACAATTTCCTTTCACAAGGGTCATGGCTTAGAAGCTTCTTCGATGTCTAGGATATCAATTATTTCTATCTCTTTTGATAAACTTTCACTTTTTATTCTAGCTTTGTTATCTTTTCAATGGCAAAAGAACTTGGTGTTAAATGTCCAAAAAGATTATGCGAAAGTATAATTTCTCAAATGTCAAAATTTCATTAGATTGTTTTGCTGATATCTAAATAACGAATAGATAGGGGAAATGATGATTGGGTAGGGAAGATGGGTTTTTGGGCTGTCGTTTAGAAACTTTAGGACATATTTTAAATGATTCAAAATAATGAAATATCAATTCATTCTATTCCATACTAGTCCGCTTTAAATGATTCAAAATAACGAAATATCACTTCATTCTATTATCTCACCTTACCGTGAATTGATGTCGTTGATGCCGTCAAGAACAAATCAAAATATGAGATAAAGATTGAGCTTCTTAAACAAATACAAGAAATTATATTAGCTTTTACGAAAGATagagaagaagaaagaagaagaatCAAAATTGGTTAAAACTGTTTTAATATTCACTTCCTCAATAAAGGTTTAAAGATTACAAACAAATAATAACAATTAACCTCTCTCATCAACCTGAGAGAACTAGTATATTTATAGACTATTAAGCTAACTTAGGCtacaagctaacttaaacaaaAGACGAAATTCAACATGCTAGCAAACTTAGCATTTCGACCAATGCATACTTgagcatacttcgactacaacatgcaTAATCAGCATGTGAACAAGCTTCGACTGTATGTTAAACCTTTGTCGAACCAAGAAGTTATCCTTGTCGAGATTAGAGTTCGATCCAAATTCTCACAAATCTCCATCTTAGAACAAAATCTACAACATCAAGGAAACAAACTAACTTTCTTCATGCAGCTTTATCAACTGGATACAGTGGAAAAATTTGCAGTTTGACAATGCCTTAGTGATCATATCTACAACATTGTCATCAGTCGAAACCTTTAGCACTTGGACTTCTGCATACTCGATTATCTCTTTGACGAAGTACAAACTCACATTAATGTGCTTGGTTTGCTCATGATAGACTGAAATCTTCGACATGTGTATtgcactttgactatcacatttaacagtgataaCTCGACCTTGTCTCGGCACAACAGATTTTATTTCGACAATTCGACCATACCTCTATCACCGACACTGCCAAGTCTCTTATGCCATAGCCCAGTCTTCGAATTTTGTAAAACTTTACCCTTCTTCTTCTCAAATCTATCACCTCTCTTCAAGAATTTTCTTTTAACGGACAATCCTTCGCCAGTTGAAGATGGTTTATGCTCCTTTCGTTTGTTCAAGTCCTTGGAGTACAAGGCAGATTGAACATCTTCAAAGGTCAACGAATCTCTTACATACAAGAGAGTGTCTTCTCCTTCTCTGATGGTGTAACATCCATTGTCTCTGATTCTTTCAACGCTTCTAACAAACCCTGTTGAACAAGAAAGTCTTGCATCTTCAAGCGCCACAAATCGAAAAGATTCGCACTGGTGaatttctcaatctcatactttgttggCGACATCTTCTTTTCCACGCTCACCGCACCAGTTTGTTGTGAATTGATGTCGTCAAGAACAAATCAAAATATGAGATAAAGATTGTGTTTCttgaacaaacacaagaaatCTTATTAGGTTTTACGAAATATagagaaaaaggaagaaaaagaataAGAATTGATTAAAACTGCTTTACTATTCACTTTCTCAATAATGGTTTAAAGATTACAAGTGAATAACAACATATAACCTCTCTCAACAACCTGAGAGAACTAGTCTATTTATAGACTACTAAGTTAACTTAGGCTACAaactaacttaaacaattggaCTTAAACAAAATGCCAAATTTGACATTCTAACAAATCTAGCATTTTGACTACGGCATAATTGAACATATTTCGACTACAACATGCATGATCAGCAAGTGAACAGGCTTCGATTGCATACTAAACCTTTATCGAACCAAAACCTACCTATGTCGAGAGTAAAGTTTAAAAGATAGGAGTATTAAACTAATTTAGCATTAGAGTGCGTTCATTGTGTTAAATAGATGTAAGTTCTATGCAAATAAACAACTTAATCAAATCAAATGTTTAAGGATAAATAATTTCTAAATAAAAGATAACAAGTCATTTTTTCAATAAAAACTATAGCTGATTTTCATTAACTATCTAAAAGAGCatgtgaaaaaataaattaaaaatagCTTCTAGACATATCTTAAGTCTTTCAGAAACAATTTTAAAAATGCTTATTTTCCGGACATATCAAATACATCATCTTTATTTTCATGTCATCACTTACGCCATCTTTGCTGGCCTATGCCTTCTCGACAATTTCATAATAGAAAAATACTTGTATGAATCAATACCCTTTTTTTACCCTCTTATATTGATAGTTTTTGAATTATTATCGATTTTAATGCCCTTTTTATCCCGGCCACCTTAATCATATCGACACATTATCATTATGGTGACAACATCAATGCCAACAAAAAAACATCAATGTTAATTTGTTAACTCTACTACATGGATTTAGTGTTAGAACCAGTCAACTTCATATTAAAATAAACAGAAACTATACCTTAATAATTAACCTATGAAAAAGACtaataataatattaatcataTTAATCTTCTTATATAAAGATAGAGAATAAAGTGCTTAAAGAAAATAACTAGTTTGAAACTCATATTACTAAAGAAAAATTTGTTTCAATTTGCAATGGAAAATTTATACAAGTTTGGTGAGTTCAATTTCAGTGCAGTTGAAGACAAACTTAGTTCATCCAATGATATTTTCTGGGAAACAAAGAAACTTACTGAAATAAAAAGTGTTCAATTTTCCGTAGCAGAAAATCTAGGAGATTTTAATGGAAATGAATCTCTATGCTCTAATTTCGGTTTCTTTCAAGATTATCCATCACATGAAGACGAGTTTCTTCTTTCGACCGATCAGCAAAAGTATCAAGATTATGAAACTTTTGATAACCTACAATTCGACATGGTTAACTTCGATGAACAACTATGTCCAACAAAAGTTCTTCCACTTTGTGACATAGAAAATGATAGACAATTCTACCAAACTCCTTTAGCGCCGGTTGAGATATTGAAGAACTATGGCAAAGGATTCAAGAAATTATTGTTACCGGATGAAGGAAAAATTCTTCATCCGGTTAATGATTTCGGTTTAGTCACGAACAACCAAAATGAAAGAAAGTTGTCAACTGCGGATATCATGAAGGTAGCTGGAACGAGATTCATACAATCGTCTTCGGAATCTGCATCATCAGGTTTGATTCTTAATCACCCTTTTGGCTTTTCGTTTTCTGGTTTATCAGATGGAGAGAAAGAAGATGTTTCACTCGCTGAATCACTCTTGGCTTGCGCTGAAAAAGTTGGATATCAACAGTTCGAACGCGCTAGATTTTTCTTACCGCAAATCGAGTCTTTATCTTCGAAGACAGGTAACCCGGTTAAACGCGTGGTTCATTATTTTGCTGAAGCTCTTCGTCAAAGAATCGATAGAGAAACCGGTAGAGTTTCCGTGAAGAATATGCAAAAGGCGGAGTCTTTATTTAATCCCGAAGAAGACACCAAGGATCTAAATCCGACACTTCTCGCGTTTATAGAAGATCTTCCGTTTTGTAAAATTTCAATGTTCACGTGTGTACAAGCTTTGATAGAGAATGTTAAAGATGCAAAGAAGATTCATGTTATTGATCTAGAAATCCGAAAAGGGTTACAATGGACAATCCTAATGCAAGCACTTCAATCAAGAAGCGAATGTCCACTCGAGCTTCTAAAGATAACAGGTATTGCGAGCGGAAACATAGACACCTCGAAGCAAATAGTCGAGGAAACTGGTAAAAGATTGAAAGATTTTGCAAAAAGTTTGAACGTACCTTTCTCCTTCGAAATAGTTGTTGTATCTGATTTATTACATCTAAGAGAAGATCATTTTAAGATAGACTCGGAAGAAACAATCGCTGTTTATTCTCAATATGCACTACGAAACAAGATTCAACAATCAGACCAACTCGAAACAATCATGCGAGTTATTAGAACTATAAACCCTATAGTAATGGTTGTTATAGAGATTGAAGCTAACCACAACTCTAAATCTTTTGTGACACGTTTCATCGAAGCACTATTCTACTTTAGTGCGTTTTTCGATTGTATAGAGGATTGTATGAAAGGGGACGAGGAAAACAGAATGATACTAGAATCAAAGTATTTTGGTCACGGTATAAGGAATACCGTCGCTGAAGAAGGAGTCGAGAGAAAAAGTAGAAATGTTAAGATTGATGTGTGGAGAGCATTTTTTAGTAGATTTGGAATGGTGGAAACAAAATTGAGTATGATGTGTTTGTATCAAGCTGAATTGGTAGCTAAAAGATTTGCTTGTGGAAATTCTTGCACATTTGATATAAATGGAGAGTGTCTTGTTATTGGATGGAAAGGGACACCAATTAACTCTGTTTCTGTTTGGAAGTTTATTTGATATGTTTGGTAAATGTAAAGTAGGAGAAATTTTGTTTCTTAATGTTGAAATATTTATGTGTAGTTAAGCTTGTAATATTAATAGTTTCAACTTAATAAAAAGAAGGTTTGAGGGAGATATAAAACTTGTGCAGAAAAATTCACAGTTGTGGCTGTAGTTTAGTGGTGAGAATTCCACGTTGTGGCCGTGGAGACCTGGGCTCGAATCCCAGCAGCCACATTTAAAATTTTGGTTACAGACCCATGCATGATACGGGTTGATTTAAATTTCTCTGTATGATTAGTAATAATATTGTTACATTATTATATGGTGTAAATCAAATTTTAAAGTCATAAGAGATTGATATACTATTAATAAAGTTTGTAAcgatatatattatatattattttagAATTATCTATAATATTATTAATGACAATTGTAATTGTGGGTAATTATCTTTGCCATAAATATTATGAAAAATTAAATGTAAAATCATATAAGAGGATAATAATAGTTTAGTTGTATAAAGATTTTTTAATTGATATTAAAATAAgaaatttaatttattttaataaaataaaataattcttTAGAAAAAAATTACTTATATAAATATAAAATGGGTTTGATGATTCCGAAAAATAACTcttcaaatatatatatatatatatatatatatatatatatatatatatatatatatatatatatatatatatatatatatatatatataaaagtttAAAGTTTTTAGATTGTTTTTGGGGATTGTTTACAAAAATAATTCACTTTTTTagaaaaattcccaaaatatctctggtttcaaaaaaaatctcaaactatcccagttttaggaggagtcgccaattgaattggagactcctcttaaaaattgaatggaggcgccaattggattggttaTGGAAGGTGTtctagccaatccaattggcgcccctgtgtagggtttaagaggaggcgccaattcatttggagactcctcctaaaatgcaatttttgtgttataaatagatgcgttgtgtgagtaattgttccatatctcatataatcatttggcaatcatgtttggtgttcgtcgccgatacggaaaggtggtttatgcgagagacaaacctcagatgctgatgctgttctggaacatcactatgttcgatcaactgaagagggagctggttcgttggttagatgggaaaataccagaagggaaaaaaattagaagtattgagagacttgacagtatctttggttgagtgcgaatgaagactgataaggatgctagggaaatgatgttcggtcgagacaacatcaatttgattgttgtaatcaattagaaatatttttgttttcagatagcttattttgtactgatgtttgttgtgaacctcgttgtatcaaaaacttaatgatatataatgattgaaggttacagaaatacaatgttacaaaaagcttaagacctagatgatgctcctcgattgggacagttgttcttgttgtgtcctggttgacgacagatactacataatcttatcattttatctgtggaatccatctctgttctgatacgtgtgctgtttggccttccttttttctttctacgcatctcgtcattgtgccaaacaatatcaccttcatatggaggccagtaatcctccattggtagtactgagaaactttgattatatacattcatgatggtgttggccttgtacacatcagataaatggatgtaagcatcttgacgagtataagcgcatgctgcaatgacatgggagcaaggtatgcggaaggcctggaattttccacaatcgcaccaacttctgtttagtttaacatcgtaggctaaatttggtctcccctcgttgtggtccattgtttcctggacgctgaaattttgcctatgacggtcaaagactgttatagcgtgtgtgctagctttgatgctctcctctttcatgaccttcatgcaacactcactgaatacttgcccggacattaacaccgcactccatctttcacctctggttgcaaacgtagaagccaacctataataggttgatcttaccaaggcggttatcggcagatttcgaattcctttgaataccccgttcatgcattccacaatgtttgttgtcatgtggccccatcgacaacctctgtcaaatgcccttgtccactgctctactggtatgttatttagccatctccctgtgtcttcattagacagtctaatttcatcacgataatattgaaatgacggctgagttagagcatacccaacattcacca from Lathyrus oleraceus cultivar Zhongwan6 chromosome 1, CAAS_Psat_ZW6_1.0, whole genome shotgun sequence includes:
- the LOC127074079 gene encoding NADH dehydrogenase [ubiquinone] 1 alpha subcomplex subunit 2, translating into MAWRGNLSKNIKELRLLMCQSSPASASAREFVEKNYKELKTLNPKLPILIRECSGVEPQLWARYDLGVERGIKLEGMTEPQILKALEDLVKAGQSLKA
- the LOC127074095 gene encoding DELLA protein RGL2; this translates as MENLYKFGEFNFSAVEDKLSSSNDIFWETKKLTEIKSVQFSVAENLGDFNGNESLCSNFGFFQDYPSHEDEFLLSTDQQKYQDYETFDNLQFDMVNFDEQLCPTKVLPLCDIENDRQFYQTPLAPVEILKNYGKGFKKLLLPDEGKILHPVNDFGLVTNNQNERKLSTADIMKVAGTRFIQSSSESASSGLILNHPFGFSFSGLSDGEKEDVSLAESLLACAEKVGYQQFERARFFLPQIESLSSKTGNPVKRVVHYFAEALRQRIDRETGRVSVKNMQKAESLFNPEEDTKDLNPTLLAFIEDLPFCKISMFTCVQALIENVKDAKKIHVIDLEIRKGLQWTILMQALQSRSECPLELLKITGIASGNIDTSKQIVEETGKRLKDFAKSLNVPFSFEIVVVSDLLHLREDHFKIDSEETIAVYSQYALRNKIQQSDQLETIMRVIRTINPIVMVVIEIEANHNSKSFVTRFIEALFYFSAFFDCIEDCMKGDEENRMILESKYFGHGIRNTVAEEGVERKSRNVKIDVWRAFFSRFGMVETKLSMMCLYQAELVAKRFACGNSCTFDINGECLVIGWKGTPINSVSVWKFI